ACGCTCGTCAAGTCGTTTGTACAGTGTCTTCTCCTCTTCCATCCGCAGCACAGCGTCCTCGAATAGGTAGAGGAAATACGCCTCTTGCCGCTGCTTTCCATACCTGATCAGCCGTTCGTGGTAGAAGAAGTGCTGGGTGAGGTGAATACTTATCTCATAGAGCGCGCTGTTTCTCTTTGCAGGGAGAAGAAAGGCTATTTCGCGTTGAAGCAGAAACGCTACCACGTCCTCAGAGAAGAAGCCCCGGTCGAGGAAGAGGATCTTTTTATCGATATCAACTTCGCTGAGTGAGGTGGTGAGCGTGGTGATATCCTTCACTGAGCCCGGTAGCGCCCGAATCATGGTTGGCAGGCCGGTATCTACCGCGTAGAGGAGCGTAATCTGGATCTGTGGAAGGTAAAGGTGATCTTTATGGTAGCCCAGCTCGGCGAAATTAATGCCCGCAGACCGCGTGAAAACGACGCTCAGATCGTAGACGAACTGCCATCCGTTCCTCGCAAGCTCTCTGAAGATGACGCTCTGCCCACTCCGATCGGCACCCACATCTCGCAACACCGCGGCAAGCAGCTTCGGGCTGAGCCGCGGCGTGAGCTTATGCGGATCGTAGAGCCGCTCCCAGACGTTTTCTACCCGGTTCAAGGGCGTCATGCCCAGCATGCGGGTAATCGCGAGCGCGTAAATCTCCTGCCAGTACTCGTCAAAGCTTTCTCTGAGTAGGGGGAGGATATCACCCATCGCGTGATGGAGCAACAGGGCATTGCCGTACTGTCGTATGCTCTTTGGCTTGAAACTGGGGGTTTCACGTTCTCGTTTGATAAATCCCCGCTCCTTATCGATTTTACCGAGATAGACAGATCGTTTCCTTCTTTTCTTCGCTTCCTTATCCCAGACGGTAGTGGAGCGGTAAACGTAGTAGGAGTTTCCAAAGTGCTTTATTTCGATACCCCGCACACCATCTTCTCGCTTCTTTTGAACCCACTCATGGGCCCACGCTTCCATAATATACCCTATTAGGGCATAATATAAAAAGCCTGTGGTCCCTTCTCATAAGCCACCAGAAGGTGAATGCCAACGTGAGACTGCCCACTTATTGCGGGTTATTCCCTAAAGATGGAAGAGTAAGGTTCAAACGTAAAACAAGAGCATAGCTAACTAAATCGCTTCTGAATTGTACCGCCTTCTAACTATTGAATCACTTGTTACCGGGGCTAGTATTACTACCACTTCTCAGGAAACGGTAGAACAGAAAACCAGAGAAAAAGCTCAGAATTGGTTAATAGCAAATGCGGGGGGCAGGATTCGAACCCGCGAACCCCTGCGGGAGCAGATCTTGAGTCTGCCACCTTTGTCCACTCGGTAACCCCCGCTTCGTATGCTATATATTGATCCTACCTATCTATCCAAACTCAGCTAAACGATGATCGCCGCAGCCGACGCGATCTTCGAGAACCGCTCCACCGCTTCCCTGGCCACGGGTCCGCGAATCTCCGAGCCCTTCGGCATGCCTTTATCATCCACGATCACGGCCGCGTTATCCTCGAACTTCACCCGCAGCCCCGACGGCCGCCTGAACTCCTTTCGCTGGCGCACAATTACCGCTTTTACGATCTGCTTCTTGATCTCTGGCCTGCCTTTCTTCACCGAAACAATGACCACATCACCGATGCCCGCCTTCGGATACCGGTTCTTCACGCCGCGATACCCCTTCACCGCAATGATCTGCAGGACCTTCGCACCGGTGTTATCCACGCAGTCTAACCGCGCACCGGTCGGCAAAGCCCGCGGTATCTTCGCCTTTATCCCTTTCATTTTTCTTCGCGCTCCCTCGCTCGTTCGTTCTTATATTTCTTTCCCGTGGCAGGTTAAAAGCTTGAGTCGCGTGTGTGCGTGTGTGCGTGTGTGCGTGTGTGCGCACCTCACCGTTTCTCCACCACGAC
This sequence is a window from Methanomicrobia archaeon. Protein-coding genes within it:
- a CDS encoding 50S ribosomal protein L14 codes for the protein MKGIKAKIPRALPTGARLDCVDNTGAKVLQIIAVKGYRGVKNRYPKAGIGDVVIVSVKKGRPEIKKQIVKAVIVRQRKEFRRPSGLRVKFEDNAAVIVDDKGMPKGSEIRGPVAREAVERFSKIASAAAIIV